A segment of the Streptomyces sp. NBC_01235 genome:
CGCTGTCCGGGCTGTCGCCCACCGACCGCACCTGGGCACTCGACTACCTGCCGCTGACCCGGCTCCTGCAGTTCGTGCTCGGTGTGGTCGCCGGGCTGGCGCTCAAGCGCGGCTGGCGGCCTCCCGTGTCGTTGCCGGTGGCCATCGGGCTCGTCGTCGCCTGGCACCTCGTCCTGATCCCCTGGTCGAACGCGGTGCCGGACGCCCTCTGGTACAGCCCCTACTCCGCCTCGCAGTTGCTCTCCGCACCCCTCTTCGCGGCCCTGATCTGTGCCGCCGCCCGTGCCGATCTGGACGGTAGGCGCACGGGGCTGGGCGGGGCGTGGATGATCAGGCTGGGGCACTGGTCGTTCGCCTGGTACCTCATCCATGAGGTTGTGATCCGCGCGGCCGTCTTCAAGTGGGGCAAGCCCGGTCCCGGCAGCGGCGAGACGCTCGTGTTCTGGGCGGGGGTGCTGGCCGTCAGCCTCAGCGTCGCGGCGCTGGCCTATCAGTGGGTGGAACGTCCGGCCGAGCGGTGGCTGCGAGGTCGCGTGGGTCGCCCGTCCGTTCAGGCGACCGGTAGCGAGCGACCGTCGTCACGACAGCTGCGGTCAGGCAGGCCGCGGCGATGAGTGATGAACGGTTTTCGCCGCTCGCGGCCCACGGCAGCCTTCCCGCCCGTGATCCGATCTCAACCCTGTACCAACTCCCGTCTGTACCATACCTTTTGCCCCACGCGGCGCAGGGCATCGGCGCAGGGCAGCGGTACAGGGCATCACAGGGGGCCACGGGGAGGGGACCGGAATGCTCAGCGAGGCGTTGACCGCGGCTGCGGCCGGTGGGGGGATGGCCGTCGTCCAGGCGGCCGGGTCGGACAGTTGGGCCTGGTTCCGGGCGCGGTGTGCTCGGCTCGTCGGGCGGGGCGATGCCGACGCAGAGAGGGAAGCGCTCGCGCGGCTCGATCGGACCGCCGTCGTGCTGGACGCCGCCGACGAGGGTGAACGGGAGCGACTGCGGGCGGTGCATGCGGTGCTGTGGCAGGGGGAGTTCGCCTCGTTGCTCGAAGTCCTTGGTGACGCGGACCGGGAGCGGCTCGTCAGTCGACTTGCCGAGTTGATCGAGGAGTTCGGGAACGAGGACAGGTCCTCCCGTGGCGCCGTCTCCGGTAACACCTTTCACGGGCCGACCGCCGTCCAGACCGGCGATCACAATCGGCAGGAGAACCACTTCGGATCCGGGAGATGACAGACCGGGAGATGGCAGACCCGAGCTCCGACGGGGCCGAGGTCTTCGGCAACACCTTTCACGGACCCACCGCCTTCCAGGCCGGCGACCACAACACCCAGAACATCCAGCACACCCATCACCACACCGCACTCACCCCGCCTCCCTCCCCCCTCGACGCCACCGCCGACGAACTCGCTCGCGTGATCGGCGCGCAGTGGCAGGAAGAGGCCGGGCTGCGGCAGTTGTTGGAGCCCGCGCCCTTGCCCGTGCGGTGGCGGGTGAGTGAGCGGAAGGTCGCCGGGCGGGTCGTCGGGGCGACCGCGGAGGGGGCTGCTCGGGCGCGGTTCGGTCCGTTGCCGGGTGTCCCCCCTGCCACCCGCGCCCGGCTCCGCGATGGCGGCGGGCTTCCCGAACTGCACGCCGTCTACGGCGGGTTGGCCTCCGGGCGGCTGCTGCTCGTGGGGCCCCCGGCCGCCGGCAAGACCGCCACCGCCGTGCTCCTGCTCCTCGATGCCCTCGCGCACCGGGCAGCGCAGACGGCGCCCGCCGACCGGGCCCGTGTGCCGGTGCCCGTCCTGCTCTCCCTCGACGGGTGGGATCCCGCCCACGACACCGCCACCGACTGGGCCGCGGACCGGCTCACACGTGAGTACACCCTCTTCCACGGGCGGGGCGGGGGTGCCCGTGCCCGGCAGTTGCTCGAACAGGGCCGTATCTCCCTGTTCCTCGACGGTCTCGACGAGGTCACCGGCAGACTGCGCGGGGCCATGGTCAGCGCGCTGGAGACGGCGCCCTTCCGGCTGGTGCTCGTCTCGCGGGCCAGGGAAGCCGTGCTCACCGCGAAGAAGGCGCGGCTGGGCGGCGCTCTCGCGCTGGAGATCCAACCGGTGCGGCCCGCCGACGCCGCCGGGTACCTGTCGAACCGGTTGCCCGCCGCCCCCTCGGCCGCCTGGCAGACCGTCACCGAACGTCTGAGAACCGGCGACCCCGCCCACCCCCTCGCCACCGCCCTCGCCAGCCCCCTCGCCATCGCCCTCCTCCGCGACGTCTACCCCGACGACGGCCCGGTCGACGAACTGCTCGACTCCGTCCGCTTCCCCAGCCCGGCCGCCGTCGAGAACCACCTCCTCGACCACGCCGTCGTCGCCGCCTACACCCCGCGCCCCGGACACCCCCGCCCCCGCTACTCCCCCGAGACCGCCGAGCGCACCCTGCGCCACATCGCCCGGCGCCTGGCCCGGGACGGCTCCCGGGACCTGCGGTGGTGGCACATACCAGGCTGGACGGGGCAGCGGCCCCGGATGATCGCCGTGTGGATCGTCTCCACAGTGGTGTGCGGATTGCCCAGCACCCTGCTGGCCCTGCGGCTCGAACCATCGCTCGTGATCACCGTGCTCGGTCCCCTCTCGATGATCGGGGCCGGGTGGGGAGTCGCCCTCCGCCTCGCGAAGCTCAGCGTTCCGCAGCCGTTGGCGAGCGCCGGGTGGCGGGACATCTTCACCCGCGAGACGGTCACGGCGGGACTCGTGCAGTGGCTGTCCATCGGCACCGCGCTCTTCTGGCTGGTGTCCCTGCTGCCCGGCTTCGACCATCCCCCGCTCTGGTTCTGGTACCTGGTCACACTGCCCCTCGGCTACAGCGGAGTGATGGTCGCGGGCCGCGGATACGAGATCGTCGCGTACGCCCCCTTCCTCTCCGTCGGGGCGGGGCGCGCGTACGGCAGGAAGCGTGAGAGCGACACCAGCCCCTCCGTCGTCGACAGCCGGTCGGTGGGGCCCCGTGACGTATGGCGGCATCACATCGGGCTGCGGCTCTTCCTGGGACTGCTGACCGGCTGCGCGCTCGCGCTGTACGGCGGCCCGATGCTGGCCTGGAACCAGACCCCGCTCACCGGCGCGGTCTTCGCCCTCTCCGCCGTCCTGTGGACCGGCGCCACCTCGGGCCTCGCCGGCAACCTCGCCGTCGCCACCGCCCTCGCCGCCGTGCAGCTCCACCACGAGGAGGGCACCCCCGTACGCCTGATGCACTTCCTGGAGGACGCCCGCCGCCGCAACCTGCTGCGGGCGACTGGCCCCGTCTACCAGTTCCGGCATGTGCGGCTGCAGGAGCGGCTTGCCGCGGACAGGCCGACCTGAGTGATCAGCTCGGCGCCGGGTCCTTTTCCTTTTTCGGGTCCTTCTCCTGTGCCGGCTCGGCCGCCGTCGTTCTCGCCGTCGCCGTCGCGAACCGCGCCCGCGGCCCCATGAACAGGTACGACAGGCCGAAGCCCCCGACCACGACCGCCGCGCCGCCGGCCGCGTCCAGCACCCAGTGGTTGCCGGTGGCCACGATCGCCGAGACCGTGAAGAAGGGGTGGAGCAGGCCCAGGGCCTTCATCCACCACTTCGGGGCGACGATCGCGATGACCAGGCCGCACCACAGGGACCAGCCGAAGTGCAGGGATGGCATCGCCGCGTACTGGTTCGTCAACGCCGTCAGCGTGCCGTAGTCCGGCTTGGAGAAGTCCTGGACGCCGTGGACGGTGTCGATGACGCCCAGGTTCGGCATCAGGCGCGGCGGGGCCAGCGGGTAGAGCCAGAAGCCGACCAGGGCCAGCAGGGTCGCGAAGCCAAGGGACGCGCGGGCCCAGCGGTAGTCGACCGGGCGGCGCCAGTACAGCAACGCCAGGACGGTCAGCGGGACCACGAAGTGGAAGGATTCGTAATAGAAGTCGAAGAAGTTCCGTAGCCAGTCGACCTTGACCACCGCGTGGTTGGCCCAGTGCTCGATGTCGATGTGCAGGAAGCGTTCGAGGTCGAGGACCTGCTGGCCGTGGGTCTCCGCCCGGGCCCGTCCGCCGGAGTTCGTGCCGCCCGTCGCCGCCAGCCGGACCTGCTGGTACGCCGCGTACGTCACGCGGATGAGCAGGAGCTCCAGCAGCAGGTTCGGGCGGGTCAGGACGCGCTTCATGAACGGGAGCAGCGGGACGTGCTTCCAGCGCGTGGGGATCGGTTCCGCGTACTCCGTCGGGATCGGGGCCCGGTAGTAGGGGGACTTGCGCGGGAGGAAGGGGACGAGCGTCGCCGCGGCGATCGCGGCCAGCAGGACACCGTTGTCACGCAGGAAGTACAGGGCCGCCATGTTCGGCAGCATCATCTTCGCCGGGAGGGTCGTCACCAGGATCACCGCCACTGGCCAGACATAGCGGTCCGATGCCCGTTTGCCGACCCGGCCGACCACCGCCAGAAGCACCCACAGGAGCTGGTGCTGCCAGGTCGTCGGGGAGACCGCGATCGCCGCGCAGCCGGTCAGGGCCACCGCCAGCAGCAGCTGGCCGTCGTGGGCGTAGCGGACCGCCCGGTGGATGCCGAGGAGGGCCACGGCCGCGCCCAGCGTCAGGAACAGGCCGATCTCCGGCGGGCCGGAGACGCCGAGCCGGAGCAGGGCGCCGTGCAGGGACTGGTTGGCCAGGGCGTCCGCCTTGCCGCCGAGGCCGACGCCCGCCATGTGGTGCACCCAGTAGGTGTACGAGTCGTGCGGCATCGCCGCCCAGGCGAGCGCGGTGCCCCCGGCGAATGTGGCGCCGGTGGCGGCCGCGGCGCGGCGGCGGCCGGTGAACCAGAGCAGGGCGGCGAAGAGCAGGACGGTCGGCTGAAGGGCGGCGGCCAGGCCGATCAGGGCGCCGGCGGCCCGCCAGTCCCGTAAGGCGAAGCAGCCGAGGAGGACGAGGAGGACGGGGATGATGCTGGTCTGGCCGAGCCAGAGGGTGTTGCGCACCGGCAGCGACAGCATCAGCAGGCTGATCGCGACCGGCGCGGCCAGCAGGGACGTCCGTCTGCTGATCGGCTGCGGCAGGGCGCGGGCCACGACCAGGCCGAGGGCGGCGACCAGCAGCAGGGTGCCGAAGGTCCAGCCCCAGCCGAGGGCCTGTTCGGCCGCCCGGGTGAGGGGCTTGAGGACGAGCCCGCCGAACGGGGTGCCCGTGAAGCGCGTGGAGTCGTAGAGCGAACCGTTGACGTGCAGCACGCCGTTCGGTCCGACCCAGGTCTCCAGGTCCGTCAGCCGCTCTCCGCGCGGGGTGCGCAGGACGACGGCCACCTGGCGTAAGGCGAGGACCGCCGCCACCAGCCAGAGGCCGAGGCGGGCCGCGCGCAGGCGCGCTCTCGTCGTGTCGACCGCCGTCGCCCCGAAGGCCTCCGCCGGCCGCCCGCTGTGCTCCGCATCCGCCACGCCTGGTCGGCCTCCCGCCCCGTCGTCCCACGCGTCGCGTGCGCGGGTTTCCTACGCGCACCTTACGAGGAGTGCGCCTCCCCCGGAGGGGGACGCAGGCCACCGCCACTTCACCTGACGTCCGCTCTCCTTTTGTCCGGAAGACGATAGTGCTCATCGTGCGCGGTCGCCTCCGCGAGGTCGGAACGATGGCCGGAATCAAGGGCCGGATCGGGGGCCTTATCGGGGGCCGGATCAGGGCCGGATCAGGGGCCGAAACAGGGCGGAACCCCGGGCCGGTTCGGGGCGGGATTTGGATCACGGCGCGAACGGAAGCGGCTCCTCCGCCGTACCGTCGTTGCCACCACATGCACGGTGGAGAGTACGGAGAGTGCCGGGACCACGGAAAGCGGCGGAGGGGATGCGGGGCATGGTCTGTTTCCTGCGGGGACAGCAGGCGCGGCGGAAACGTCTGCGTGGGCGTGTCGCGGCCGTTCTCCTGGCGCTGCTGGCGCTCCAGCTCGGTTCGCTCGTGGCGCCGGCCTACGCCTGCGGCTGCGGAGCGCTGGTCCCGGGCGACGCGCGGCAGGTCGCGGTCGGCCGGGAGGTCTCCGCCGTGCGCTGGGACGGCGCGCAGGAGCAGATCGTCATGCGTCTGACGGTGAACGGGGACGCCGAGCGGGCCGCGTGGATCATGCCGGTGCCGCACCGGGCGACCGTGCGGCTCGGCGACCCGAAGCTCTTCGACCAGCTGGACGGCGCCACGGCCCCCGTGCACCGCACCCGCCACCACTTCTGGCCGCAGGACGGCGACTGGCCGCTGACCACCGGCGACGGCACGGCGCCCCCGCCGCCGCCCGGGGCGGGGCCCGGGGGCGTCGGAGTGGTGGGGCGCGAGCGGCTCGGCCCGTTCGACGTGGCCCGGCTGACCGCCACCGACCCGGCCGACCTGGACAAGTGGCTGCGCAGCAACGACTTCGTCCTCCCCTCCCGCCTCGAGACCGCCCTCCAGCCGTACGTCGACCGGCGCTGGGAGTACGTGGCGGTCCGGCTGACCCCGGAGAGCACCGGCACCGCGCTGCGCGGCGAGCTCGAACCGCTGCACCTCACCTTCGCCGCCGACAGCGTCGTGTACCCGATGCGGTTGTCCCGGCTGGCGACCACACCGCAGTCGCTGGGCCTGTACGTCCTCGCCGCCCACCGCATGGAACCGGCCTCCTCGATCGGCGGCGAGCGGCCCCGGGTCACCTTCGCGGGGCGACTCGGCAAGACGACGGGGCCGCTGGCCGAGCTGACGAAGGGCATGAAGGGCACACCGTTCCTGACAGCCGTCGCCCAGGAGTTCCCGCGGCCCTCGGACATCTCCGGGGACCATGAGCTGCGCCGGGCCGCGACCGACACCACGTTCCGGCAGGTCATCTACGAGGACCGGTTGCTCGCGGTGGCCGGGATCCCGGTGTGGCTGCTGACGGTCGTCGGCGGACTGGCCGTCCTGAACACGGTCGCGGTCGTCCTGGGGGTGCGCTGGGGGCGGGCCCGGCGAGCGAGCCTGCCGGGGCCTCGACATGCGTCGGGGTATCAGTCGGCGTACCAGCCGGGGGCTACGGCCACGGCGGCGATGCCGACCGCGTTCCCCATGCCGCCCGCGCCTGCCGGGCCTCCCGCGTCTGCCAGGCCTCCCGCGTCTCCCATACCCCCGAAGCCGCCGAAGCCCCCGAAGCCGCCGGTCGTACGCTCCACGCCCCCTCGGCCTCCAGTGCCTCCCACGTCAGCCGTGTCACCCACGTCACCCGTGCCTCCCGTGCCGGCCGCGCCGCCCCGGACACCCCCCGCGCCCTCCGTACGTCTCGCGCGCCCCGCTCCCGCCACTCCCTCCGCGCCCCACCAGCCCCCTCCCGCCACTCCCTCCGCACCCCACCAGCCCCCTCCCGCTCCTCCCGCTCCTCCTGCTCCTCCTGCTCCTCCCGCGCCCCCGGCGCCCTGCGCATCCCCCGTCGCGCCCCGTCTCGCGCCGCGTGCGCCGAACGGCTGAATTCCTCGGTCGGGGGACCGTGCGGCACGGCTGGAGGGGAACCCGTGCGCGGCGGGTGCCGTTGACGTGTCTAGTTAGCATTCCTAACGAGACACGCCGCCCAAATGTCAGGCACAGGCACACGAGAGGCAGAGCGCATGAGCGAGTCGCAGGTCTGGGACGCCGTCGACGCCTACTTCACCGACCAACTCGCCCCGGACGACGAGGTGACGGCGGCGGCGCTGCGCGACAGCGAGGCCGCCGAGTTGCCCCAGATCAACGTCACGGCGAACCAGGGCAAGCTGCTCCAACTGTTCGCCGAGATCCAGGGGGCCCGGGCGATCCTGGAGATCGGCACGCTCGCCGGGTACAGCACGATCTGGCTGGCCCGCGCCCTCCCCGCCGACGGCCGTCTGATCTCCCTGGAGTACGACCCCCGGCACGCGGAGGTCGCCACCCGCAACATCGCCCGCGCGGGCCTCGACAAGGTGGTCGAGGTGCGGGTCGGGCCGGCCCTGGAGTCGCTGCCGCTGCTGGCCGACGAGAACCCGCCCCCGTTCGACCTCGTCTTCATCGACGCAGACAAGGCCAACAACGCCCACTACCTGGAGTGGGCGCTGAAGCTCACCAGCGCGGGCAGTCTGATCGTCGTCGACAACGTCGTACGGGGCGGCCGGGTCGTCGACTCCGACAGCGACGCGGGGGACGTGCTCGGCACCCGCGCCGCGATCGAACTGATCGGCTCGCACCCGAGGCTGAGCGGTACGGCGATCCAGACGGTGGGGGCCAAGGGCTACGACGGTTTCGCGCTGGCGCGCGTCCTGGCGTAGCCCGGCGGGAAGCGTGACGCGTTCCCTGAGACCGTCACGCCTCGTGGTAGAAGCCCACGTTGACGCTGCGCGGCCCGGTGCGGTCGAGGACGATGATCTCGCCGGAGCCCGCCAGCGGCACGGTCCCGCCGTACGCGATCGACTGCGCGTACTCCCCGATCACCAGACGCACCTCGGAGGACGGCTCGTCCTGCGAGCCGCGCAGCCAGGACACCTGCCAGGTGCCCTCGGGTCCGCACAGGAACTCCAGGTGCACGCGGGAGACGAACAGCCAGTCGTCCGGGGTCGCCAGGCGGCACACGGACTTGTCCCGGCCCACCCGCAGCACGGCACCCGGTTCGCTGGGCGAGTCGGCCATCAGCATGCCGGCCGTGGCGCCCTCTTCCGTTCCGGAGACGGTGGCCATGGTCAGTTCGAGCACGTGCGCTCCCCTTGAGGTGTCTTTGACATGCCTGTCGGCGTCCTGGGTCCTAAGTGTGCTTGTACAGCCGCCGCATGATAAATCGCCCGGGCCCACCGCGTCCGGCACAATGGACGCATGACCGAGCGAAAGCCACCGGGTGTCCCGTTCGAGTCCTGGGTCGACAAGCAGATCCGTGACGCGGAGCGGCGCGGCGAGTTCGCCCAACTACCGGGCGCGGGGAAGCCGTTGCCGCCGGGTACGGACACCTCGTACGACGAACTCTGGTGGATCAAGCGCAAGATGGCCCGCGAGGGACTCTCCGTGCTGCCGCCGACACTCGCCCTGCGCAAGGAGGCGGAGGACGCGCTCGCGGCGGCGTATGCGGCGCCCTCGGAACGCATCGTCCGGAAGATCGTCACGGACGTCAACGTCAAGCTCCGCGACATGATGTTCAAGCCGCCGCCCGGCCCCCCGCTGGGCATGAAGCCGTACGACGTCGAAGCGGTCGTACAGGAGTGGCGGGAGCGCCGGGCGACGGCCGGGGATTCGGTCGGGGAGGCCGGGGAGGCCGGGAAGTCAGAGGTGTAGCAGCCGCTCCGTCAGCTCGCGGTAGTCCCGCAGGGCCAGGCGGAGTTGCTCGGTGTCGACGGCCGTCGCGGCCGTCGCCGTCCGCTGCTTGCCACCGCCGCCCTCCGCGGACCGCTGCCAGGACCCGCGCAGGGTACGGCGGCGCCGGTCCACGGCGTCGGTGAGGTGGGCGGCGAGTTCCTCCAGCACCTGGTCGGCCTCCTCCACGGCGTCCCGGGGACCGTCGACGAACCCGACGACCGCGTGCCGCATCCGGGAGGCGATCCGGTCGCACTCGTCGTCCGGGAGCAGTGACGCACCCTGGCCACCGGGGGCAGGGGCGGTGGCCTTGGCGCCGGCGGGAGCGGGAGCGGGGGCCGTCGGAGCAGTCGGAGCAGCAGTGGCTCCGGAAGCGACGGAGGTCCCGGAACCAGCGGCCGTCGAGCGCCCGCCGGTCTCCGTCGGCGTCCGGCCCTTCTCGTCCTCGTCCGGCAGGAGGACCTCGCCGGACGGTACGGCCCCACCTGGCGCCACGGCCCCGCCCGGCGCCACGGTCCCGCCCGGCGCCACGGTCCCGCCCGGCGCCACGGCCCGCGTCCGGTCGTCCGTCTCCCGACGGTTCTCCGGGCTCGTGCCCGGGTCGGGTGCCACGTTCGGGGGCGAGTTCGGTGTCGTCTTCGGTGTCGTCTTCGACGACATGTTCGGTGTCGTGTCCGGCATGGTGTTCAGCCCTCCTTCGCCTGGTGGCGGTGGAAGCCCCACGGCAGGTGGTGCCCGGAGCGGGAACGGTCCTGGGACGCGGCCTGGTGGGCGCGGTGGCGGCCGGATTCGCGGTGGGCCGGGCCGACCAGGTCGTCGAAGAGGGCACGGGCCTCGACCATGGCGGCCCGCATGTCCTCCGTGCCGGTCGCACGACCGTCGTCGCTCACGCCACCCGGCGCGCCCGTCTGCCGCGAGCCCTCGCCGGTCGCTGGGACGCGTGCGACGCGGTGGACGCGTCGGTAGCCGTGGACATGGTTCGCGTGGTGGACGGAGAGCGCGGCGAGCTGCTCCTCGTACTGGCCGCCGTCCGGGAAGCCCCGGGCGCCCGCCACCTCCGCGAGCAGGTGGTCCGCCTCGGTGACCGCCTCCCGGGGCGAGTCGACGAACCGCTCCTGCGCAGCCGTCCAGCGGGCCGTGAACCGTTCGCGCTCGGCGGGCTCCAGCGGCCGCTCGCGCAGCCCGCCGTGCCGCTGTACGAGGGTGTCGAGCTCGCGCTCGGCGGCCTTGACGTCCCCGTCGTGCCGGGCGACGGCCCGGTCGTACTCGGGCCCGAAGCGGTGCTTGAGGCCGCGTCCGCCGTGCGAGCCGCGGGCCCGCACGGCGAGGACGGCCGCGACGGCGACGACGGCCGCCACGATCACGATCAGAGCGATGATCACTCCTGTGGACATGCCTTGCCTTCCGGTGTGTCGGCCCCACGGGCCGGTTCCCGTGTCGGGTTGCCAGGACGGCGCCTCCCAAACGGCGCGCGCGGCGGCCCCGTTGCGACCGACGGCGGTCAGGAGGCGAAGCGGCGTGCTCCTGTCACCGACCACACCGTGGTGATGCGCCCGTGCACGACCTCGAACAGGTCGATGCCGCTCTTCTGACTCCCGTCGGGCGGGTCACGTACCAGCAGGGGGCGATCCGGCCCAGGGCCGGATCGACGAGCGGGGCGCCCCCGACGGCATACCGGAGTCCGGGGCTCTCGGCGCGGTGCCGGGCGATGAGGTCGACGATGCCCGCCGGGCCGCGGAGCGCGTCGGTGCCCGACGCCCGCTCGGGGCTGTTGCCGAAACGGATGCGGAAGTCGGGGGCGAGGAAGCCCTCGGGTCGCCGAAGTCGCCGCTCCACAGGGCTGTCCAGCGTTCGGCCATGTCGCTCGACGGATACATCGCGGGCCCTGAGCCGGGGCGCGAGCATCCTCCCCCACGCTCGAATACCCTCGCGCGGGTGCACCCCCATGGCATCGGCGGCGACAGCGCATCGGGTGGGAGAAGACACAGGTGCTGGACTCGCCGGGGAGCACGCATATCCGGTTGCGCGCCCCGCACACCGTCTCCGCAGAATGAGCGGATGACCTGGACCATCAGCCCCGAGCCCCACGACTCCCCCGTCGCCGCCGCGCTCTGGCGGGAGTACTACACGGAGGTCAGCGACCGCTGGTACCTGCTGCACGAGGGGCGCCGGACCGACCCGGACGAACTGGAGCGGGAGATCGCCGCCAACAGCTGGGCCGAACTCACCCCGCCCGGCGGGCAGTTGGTGGTCGCTCGGTACGACGGTGAGCCGGGCGGCTGCGCGGGCGTGCGGCTGCTGGACGCGACGACCGCCGAGCTGAAGCGGGTGTTCGTGCGGGAGGGGCTGCGCGGGAAGGGCGGCGCGCCGCTCCTCGTCCGGGCCGCCGAGGACGCCGCCCGCGCGCTCGGCGCCACGCGGATGATCCTGGACACCCGCGGCGATCTGGTCGAGGCCCGCGCCCTGTACGCCCGGCTGGGCTACGCGGAGACCGAGCCGTACAACGACGACCCGTACGCCGAGCACTGGTTCGCCAAGCCGCTCGGCCGGGATCTCAGGTGAGCCGGGACCTCAGGTGAGCCGGGACCTCGGGCGAGCCAGGACCTCGGGCGAGCCAGGACCTCAGGTGAGCCGGTGGTCGGGCACCACCCGCCCGTCGTAGGGCTGTTCCCGGTCCGAGCCGCACAGCTCGTCGTTCAGCTCCTTGACCAGCTGGACGAGGTCGGTGGGCCGGTCCGGGCCCCACCAGTCCCCGAGCAGCTCGGCCAGCGACTCCTCGCGGGCCGCGGCGAGCCGTTCGGCGACCTCACGGCCCTCGCCGGTCAGCATCATGTCGAGTCCCTCGCGCACGGCGAACCGGCGCTCCTCGACCTGACGGACCGCCTCCATGATCACCGGCAGCGGAACACCGCTGCGCTCGGCGAGCACGCTCGGCTCGACGCTGCCGTACCGCTTGGTCCGCAGCAGCAGCCAGCTCGCGGCCGGGAGGAGGTCGTAACCGGACCGTGCGGTGATCTTCCGGTAGATCTCGCGGCGACCCTCTCGGGTGCCGAGGACGGACAGCGCCCGGCACACCTCGTCGTACGAGGACCGCTCCACCGGGTTGCTGGCCAGGGTCTCCGTGACGTCGGGTGCGGTGACCGAGCCGCGCAGCGGGTCCTCCTTGAGGAACCACGCCAGGACGAAGCCGAGAAGCGCGACGGGGGCGGCGTACAGGAAGACGTCGGTGATGGCGGAGGCGTAGGCGTCCAGGACGCGCGGGCGCAGGTCGGGCGGCAGGTCGGCGATGCCGCGCGGGTCGGACTCCAGCGCGCCGGGCGAGACGCCGGACGGGGCCGGGACGCCCCGGAAGGCGGCCGCGAGCTTGTCGCCGAGGCGGCCGGCGAAGACCGTGCCGAAGATGGCGACGCCGAAGGAGGCGCCGATGGAGCGGAAGAAGGTCGCGCCGGAGGTGGCGACGCCGAGGTCCTCGTACCCGACCGCGTTCTGCACGATCAGCACGAGCACCTGCATGACCAGACCCAGTCCGAGGCCGAAGACGAAGAAGGAGGCGCTCATCCCGCCGGTGGAGCTGTGCTCGTCGAGCTGG
Coding sequences within it:
- a CDS encoding acyltransferase family protein yields the protein MTSTPAPGRDRLPSLTGLRFWAALLVVLYHLSRQVGTVPGVSDVVWYGRSGVTFFFVLSGVVLAWTYDGAGVPARVFLWRRFARIWPLLAVSVAGSVAVWALMDRSVSLKAVVATLLLVHAWFPQPVIFTGGNPAAWSLSDEAFFYLTFPVLLTVLAGRRARVWGWTAAAVTCAALLLWPALSGLSPTDRTWALDYLPLTRLLQFVLGVVAGLALKRGWRPPVSLPVAIGLVVAWHLVLIPWSNAVPDALWYSPYSASQLLSAPLFAALICAAARADLDGRRTGLGGAWMIRLGHWSFAWYLIHEVVIRAAVFKWGKPGPGSGETLVFWAGVLAVSLSVAALAYQWVERPAERWLRGRVGRPSVQATGSERPSSRQLRSGRPRR
- a CDS encoding bifunctional glycosyltransferase 87/phosphatase PAP2 family protein; protein product: MADAEHSGRPAEAFGATAVDTTRARLRAARLGLWLVAAVLALRQVAVVLRTPRGERLTDLETWVGPNGVLHVNGSLYDSTRFTGTPFGGLVLKPLTRAAEQALGWGWTFGTLLLVAALGLVVARALPQPISRRTSLLAAPVAISLLMLSLPVRNTLWLGQTSIIPVLLVLLGCFALRDWRAAGALIGLAAALQPTVLLFAALLWFTGRRRAAAATGATFAGGTALAWAAMPHDSYTYWVHHMAGVGLGGKADALANQSLHGALLRLGVSGPPEIGLFLTLGAAVALLGIHRAVRYAHDGQLLLAVALTGCAAIAVSPTTWQHQLLWVLLAVVGRVGKRASDRYVWPVAVILVTTLPAKMMLPNMAALYFLRDNGVLLAAIAAATLVPFLPRKSPYYRAPIPTEYAEPIPTRWKHVPLLPFMKRVLTRPNLLLELLLIRVTYAAYQQVRLAATGGTNSGGRARAETHGQQVLDLERFLHIDIEHWANHAVVKVDWLRNFFDFYYESFHFVVPLTVLALLYWRRPVDYRWARASLGFATLLALVGFWLYPLAPPRLMPNLGVIDTVHGVQDFSKPDYGTLTALTNQYAAMPSLHFGWSLWCGLVIAIVAPKWWMKALGLLHPFFTVSAIVATGNHWVLDAAGGAAVVVGGFGLSYLFMGPRARFATATARTTAAEPAQEKDPKKEKDPAPS
- a CDS encoding DUF2330 domain-containing protein translates to MVCFLRGQQARRKRLRGRVAAVLLALLALQLGSLVAPAYACGCGALVPGDARQVAVGREVSAVRWDGAQEQIVMRLTVNGDAERAAWIMPVPHRATVRLGDPKLFDQLDGATAPVHRTRHHFWPQDGDWPLTTGDGTAPPPPPGAGPGGVGVVGRERLGPFDVARLTATDPADLDKWLRSNDFVLPSRLETALQPYVDRRWEYVAVRLTPESTGTALRGELEPLHLTFAADSVVYPMRLSRLATTPQSLGLYVLAAHRMEPASSIGGERPRVTFAGRLGKTTGPLAELTKGMKGTPFLTAVAQEFPRPSDISGDHELRRAATDTTFRQVIYEDRLLAVAGIPVWLLTVVGGLAVLNTVAVVLGVRWGRARRASLPGPRHASGYQSAYQPGATATAAMPTAFPMPPAPAGPPASARPPASPIPPKPPKPPKPPVVRSTPPRPPVPPTSAVSPTSPVPPVPAAPPRTPPAPSVRLARPAPATPSAPHQPPPATPSAPHQPPPAPPAPPAPPAPPAPPAPCASPVAPRLAPRAPNG
- a CDS encoding O-methyltransferase, which gives rise to MSESQVWDAVDAYFTDQLAPDDEVTAAALRDSEAAELPQINVTANQGKLLQLFAEIQGARAILEIGTLAGYSTIWLARALPADGRLISLEYDPRHAEVATRNIARAGLDKVVEVRVGPALESLPLLADENPPPFDLVFIDADKANNAHYLEWALKLTSAGSLIVVDNVVRGGRVVDSDSDAGDVLGTRAAIELIGSHPRLSGTAIQTVGAKGYDGFALARVLA
- a CDS encoding J-domain-containing protein, yielding MTERKPPGVPFESWVDKQIRDAERRGEFAQLPGAGKPLPPGTDTSYDELWWIKRKMAREGLSVLPPTLALRKEAEDALAAAYAAPSERIVRKIVTDVNVKLRDMMFKPPPGPPLGMKPYDVEAVVQEWRERRATAGDSVGEAGEAGKSEV
- a CDS encoding GNAT family N-acetyltransferase, which gives rise to MTWTISPEPHDSPVAAALWREYYTEVSDRWYLLHEGRRTDPDELEREIAANSWAELTPPGGQLVVARYDGEPGGCAGVRLLDATTAELKRVFVREGLRGKGGAPLLVRAAEDAARALGATRMILDTRGDLVEARALYARLGYAETEPYNDDPYAEHWFAKPLGRDLR